In Pelosinus sp. IPA-1, a single genomic region encodes these proteins:
- the ribE gene encoding riboflavin synthase: MFTGLVEELGKVKAIVRGVKSVRLTIQASKVISDVKLGDSIAVNGTCLTVVEYNNTCFTADVMPETVDSTALASLKNGAIVNLERTLSIGDRFGGHIVSGHIDGIGMIRAKDVNDNAVIVKIEAGPEVMRYIVKKGSIAIDGISLTIVECGQDWFTVSLIPHSASVTTLGFKKTGDTVNLEADVIGKYVEKLLGLHSSDKQSKASTLSMNFLQQNGFTS, encoded by the coding sequence ATGTTTACCGGACTTGTGGAAGAATTAGGTAAAGTGAAGGCGATTGTCCGTGGTGTTAAATCTGTACGTTTAACAATTCAGGCTAGTAAGGTCATTAGTGACGTTAAATTAGGTGATAGTATTGCTGTAAATGGAACATGTCTTACTGTAGTTGAGTATAATAATACTTGCTTTACTGCTGATGTGATGCCAGAAACAGTTGATAGTACTGCGTTAGCGAGTTTAAAAAACGGAGCAATTGTGAATCTTGAGAGGACTCTTAGCATTGGTGACCGTTTTGGTGGTCATATAGTTAGCGGGCATATTGATGGCATTGGGATGATTCGTGCTAAAGATGTTAATGATAATGCTGTTATCGTAAAAATTGAAGCAGGCCCTGAAGTGATGCGTTATATCGTAAAAAAAGGCTCTATTGCCATTGATGGTATAAGCCTTACAATTGTTGAGTGTGGACAAGATTGGTTTACAGTTTCTCTGATTCCTCATAGTGCATCTGTCACTACATTAGGATTTAAAAAAACTGGAGACACTGTAAATCTAGAAGCAGATGTAATAGGAAAATATGTAGAGAAATTGCTTGGATTGCATTCTTCTGATAAGCAGTCTAAAGCAAGTACTCTTAGTATGAATTTTTTACAGCAAAATGGGTTCACATCGTAA
- the ribD gene encoding bifunctional diaminohydroxyphosphoribosylaminopyrimidine deaminase/5-amino-6-(5-phosphoribosylamino)uracil reductase RibD yields the protein MDEEYMRQALFLAQYATGRTSPNPMVGAVIVREGRVVGQGWHKQAGTPHAEINALQQAGELAEGATIYVTLEPCSHHGRTGPCADALILAGITRVIVAMADPNPLVAGQGINKLRKAGIEVVEGVLSREAAKLNEVFIKWISTKLPFVHLKSAMSLDGKIASYTGQSQWITGPAARNRVHTLRDTCDAILVGIGTVLADNPSLTTRLSYQGKNPNRVIVDSMARTPLTANVVTDGLAKTIIAVTDKAPEERVNALRACGVEVLVVESKQDGVNLPLLFKELGKRQITSLLIEGGASINASVLEDNLVDKVHWFIAPKIIGGNSAPGPIAGQGIADVNKAILLEDIETESVGEDILISAYMRNREGRDVYRTCGRIR from the coding sequence ATGGATGAAGAGTATATGAGGCAGGCGCTATTTTTGGCTCAATACGCTACTGGCCGGACAAGTCCAAATCCTATGGTTGGGGCTGTAATTGTGCGGGAAGGACGAGTTGTGGGACAGGGATGGCATAAGCAAGCAGGCACACCCCATGCCGAAATTAATGCATTGCAGCAAGCTGGAGAATTGGCGGAGGGGGCAACTATATATGTTACGCTAGAACCTTGTTCTCACCACGGTAGAACAGGACCATGTGCTGATGCATTAATCTTGGCGGGTATTACGAGAGTAATTGTCGCGATGGCAGATCCAAATCCTTTAGTAGCTGGACAAGGTATTAATAAGTTGCGAAAAGCTGGCATTGAAGTCGTAGAAGGTGTGTTGTCAAGGGAAGCTGCAAAATTAAATGAGGTTTTCATAAAGTGGATTTCCACTAAATTGCCTTTTGTCCATTTGAAAAGTGCAATGTCTTTAGATGGAAAAATTGCTTCTTACACAGGACAATCCCAGTGGATTACAGGGCCTGCTGCGCGAAATCGCGTACATACTTTACGAGATACTTGTGATGCAATTCTGGTGGGGATTGGTACTGTATTAGCCGATAATCCTAGTTTGACAACTCGACTATCGTACCAGGGGAAGAATCCGAATCGAGTGATTGTTGACAGCATGGCACGAACACCTCTGACGGCTAATGTAGTAACAGATGGTTTAGCCAAAACTATCATTGCCGTTACTGATAAGGCGCCAGAGGAAAGAGTCAATGCTTTGCGTGCTTGTGGCGTAGAAGTTTTGGTAGTTGAGAGCAAACAAGATGGTGTTAATTTGCCTTTATTATTTAAAGAATTAGGGAAAAGACAAATTACTAGTTTATTAATTGAAGGTGGAGCTAGTATTAATGCTTCCGTGTTAGAGGACAATCTAGTTGATAAGGTACATTGGTTTATTGCCCCCAAGATTATTGGTGGTAATAGTGCTCCAGGACCAATAGCTGGTCAAGGAATAGCTGATGTTAATAAGGCAATTTTGCTTGAAGATATAGAAACAGAATCTGTTGGGGAAGATATATTAATTAGCGCCTATATGCGCAACCGGGAGGGACGAGATGTTTACCGGACTTGTGGAAGAATTAGGTAA
- the rpe gene encoding ribulose-phosphate 3-epimerase, whose product MIKIAPSILSADFSKLAEEIERVEVAGADMLHIDIMDGHFVPNITFGPPVVAAIRKVSKLFFDVHLMVSNPQDFVEAFAKAGADLLTVHVETAPHLHRVLQTIKEHGLKAGVSLNPSTPLSVIEEVLSEVDMVLLMTVNPGFGGQKFIPSMLDKITRLKSMISERNLAVEIQVDGGINAVTARQVIAAGATILVAGSAVYQSEDIKKAISEIKGT is encoded by the coding sequence ATGATTAAAATAGCACCATCAATTCTTTCGGCTGACTTTTCTAAATTAGCTGAAGAAATAGAACGAGTGGAAGTAGCAGGTGCGGATATGCTTCATATTGACATAATGGATGGACATTTTGTACCTAATATTACATTTGGTCCTCCTGTTGTTGCGGCAATTCGCAAAGTATCTAAATTATTTTTCGATGTTCATCTTATGGTAAGCAATCCGCAAGATTTTGTTGAAGCGTTTGCAAAAGCAGGTGCTGATCTCTTAACAGTTCATGTTGAAACAGCCCCTCATTTACATCGAGTATTGCAAACCATCAAAGAGCATGGGCTAAAAGCTGGGGTATCTCTTAACCCCTCTACGCCACTTTCGGTAATTGAAGAAGTGCTTAGTGAAGTAGATATGGTGTTATTAATGACCGTAAATCCTGGATTTGGTGGCCAAAAATTTATACCAAGCATGCTTGATAAAATTACTAGGTTAAAATCTATGATTTCCGAAAGGAATTTAGCTGTGGAGATCCAAGTGGACGGCGGAATTAATGCTGTAACTGCCCGTCAGGTAATAGCTGCTGGTGCTACAATTTTGGTTGCAGGATCTGCTGTATACCAATCAGAAGATATTAAAAAAGCAATTTCTGAAATTAAAGGCACTTGA
- the rsgA gene encoding ribosome small subunit-dependent GTPase A — MQHGVILKTYNSFYYVKTNDKVIMCTLRGRFKKERFSLLVGDEVEYDITENDKGIIEKILPRRSMLKRPMIANIDQVIVTFAAVNPNINAVLVDRFLVLAEMSDLDIIICINKTDLADMQELEPLLALYRSIGYKVITLSAKLGLGIRELQNALSDKISVFAGPSGAGKSTILNTIEAGLTLVTGEVSEKIGRGKHTTRFAELLPLTTGGFVVDTPGFSFTEFDDVKKNDLMYYFPEIAAIVQECKFNTCLHVKEPQCAIKQAVLEGRINEQRYNSYIEILSEIQEKKKGF; from the coding sequence GTGCAGCATGGGGTGATACTAAAAACATATAATAGTTTTTATTATGTGAAAACAAATGACAAGGTGATTATGTGCACTTTGCGAGGACGCTTTAAAAAAGAACGTTTTTCACTTTTAGTAGGCGATGAAGTTGAATATGATATTACTGAAAATGATAAAGGGATAATTGAAAAGATATTACCTCGCCGTAGCATGTTGAAAAGACCAATGATTGCAAATATAGATCAAGTTATTGTTACCTTTGCTGCAGTAAATCCAAATATTAATGCAGTTTTAGTAGATCGATTTCTAGTTTTGGCAGAAATGTCGGACTTAGATATAATCATCTGTATTAATAAAACTGATTTGGCTGATATGCAAGAATTAGAACCTCTTCTTGCATTGTATCGGAGTATTGGTTATAAGGTTATCACATTATCTGCTAAATTGGGACTTGGTATTAGGGAATTGCAAAATGCTCTTTCTGATAAAATTAGCGTATTTGCTGGTCCCTCGGGGGCTGGCAAATCCACGATTTTAAATACAATTGAAGCGGGGCTTACTCTAGTAACAGGTGAAGTTAGTGAAAAAATTGGTCGTGGTAAGCACACGACTCGCTTTGCAGAGCTGTTACCCTTAACTACCGGTGGCTTTGTTGTCGACACGCCCGGTTTTAGTTTTACCGAGTTTGATGATGTGAAAAAAAATGATCTTATGTATTATTTTCCCGAAATAGCAGCGATTGTACAGGAATGCAAGTTTAATACTTGTCTGCATGTGAAAGAACCCCAATGTGCTATAAAACAGGCAGTATTAGAGGGGCGTATTAATGAACAGCGGTATAATTCATATATTGAAATACTATCGGAAATTCAAGAAAAGAAGAAAGGATTTTAA